The DNA window AAGACTACGGATGTTCCCATGTATGAAGTTTGTGTTGATGTACACAAACCTGAACAGTTTGAAATTAAATTCCACAGCGAACCCTCTTAatgaaaaagcaacaaaagaagAGGGCGGATTCTCAGATGGTGGTAGCCAATCGTGATGCTcgccaaaaacagaaaaaccgAAAGCCCAGAGCTGTGCATTCCGATGAAACACCTCTGCTAATCAGCCAATCCCTGAGCAGCACATCCCTCAGTGGTTAGTATTAAAATCATTGTTGTGTAGCAGATATAGGGCAGAGTATGTATTGAAAATCTACTTCAGTACATGGTGCAATTATTCTGTAACATTTGTAATATTAATTACAAGTtactttttgattgttttttatatagATCAAGTTGAATATGCTATTGATAATCCACTGGATGTGATTACACTGGCTGAGTTTGGCACAATGGCAAGCGTGATGTCAGATGAGATGCCTTCAGAGAAGCCTGGTACCCCCAAAACAATGGACCTGGAGATTGACAAGGAGCCAGAGGGGAACTGCGAAGGGAAGAGTGATGGTCAGGTGGAGGGGAAAAAGGCAAAGAAGAAAGatgtgaaaaaagagaaagccaAACGTGAGAAACCACTAAATGTTTCACTTTACCATAAATTAATTCCAAGGTGGTGTCTGACTTGggtttgtgttctgtgtttccATGCATACACTAAGAAGCATTTTCCTATAACATATGACTCATGATCAACTTGCTGTCTTTTCAGAGGTGGAACAGATTGATGAAAAGGATGCAGATAAGGAAAAGGAAatggagaaaatggagaaaacaaataaaaagaaggaCAAAGTGAAAATGTCTGAAGATCCacagaagacaaacacaacaaccaaGCAAGAGCGTAAAAGTAATATCAATGTTCAGAGTATCATAGCCATTCCAGAACTGTCTGCCTAGTGTTCTGTATGTTTACATGTAGCTGAAAAGTCATATTCACTGACTCAAATTCAGGGCTTTAACAGTAACCTGCTGTAGGTTCCATAAAGGCCACAGACACTTGAGGTTGCACACATAATCAATGATGTATTACGTCCCCTTTTCCGTAGAGAAGAATGTTTCAACCATGGAGAAAGAGTTGGAGATGGAGGTAGCAAGTCCAAAGAGTAGTAAAAATGATGAAAGTGATGAGGAAGTAGAGGATGAGTCCCGGAGGCCCATCCAGCAAACGccaaagaggaagaaacagcTGGACACATGTGAGCAATAAACTAGTTTAACCTGTTTAATGACCAACAATAACCACTGAGTTGTAAAGAATAATGTTGCATCTGTCATGCCCACAGCCAGGTGCCAAATAAGTGAAGAGAGCAAAGATGACGAGATCCAGGAAGAGGAGAtaaagggaaaaaagagaaacaaaggaaaaactACATGTCTGGGTTCCCTTAACTCCAATTACAAGGAGGCTTCATCTTCTGACACTGAATCTCATGACAGAGTGAGACACAAAGTGTCCTGTATattgtaaaaatcaaaatcatttcCACTTAACACAAAAAGTGTGTGAAAATGAGTGCTGGTGTAATCGTTTTTTATCTTTTAGCCAACATCTCCACTGTCGGTGGACGATCTTGAGAAGTTTGCTTTGCGTCCGGCCCCCAGAGACGTGACGATCCAGTGTAGGGTCACCAGAGACAGGAGAGGCATGGAGAAAGGCATCTACCCGACGTACTACCTCCACATGGAGAAGGAGGATGGCAAGCGGGTTGGGACATCTGCGGAACATTGGCACTGTCATTGTACACGCTGACtgtacttctgttttattttattctttaactGTTTTAATATATGTTACTGTTCTATTTCCCAGGTGTTTCTAATGGCaggcaggaaaaggaaaaagtgcAAAACATCCAACTATCTTATTTCCACTGATCCCACAAATCTGTCCAGAGACACAAACTGCTATATAGGAAAACTGAGGTATACCTGTCTTTTATTTATACCTTgtgaaataatataatattaaacaaaataattctgaTCTGATTATGTTACATGCTTTACTTGGAGAAATGGGacatatcatttatttttatgtttccattTTTGTGTGGTTACCTTCGTATATCTtaccaaaaaaatgttctttagaGTGATATTTTTACAACTCCAGGGAGTAtagatctttttcttttgtgtttttcacatttttagcCATCGCTATATGACACAAGGTTCAGTTGTTTGAAATGCACAGTCAAACTTAAAAAATCTGCTTTTGGAGCCAATAAACCTAAAGGGTTTTTGGAGACCAAAAATATCTCCTGTAAAAACTGACCAATAAAAGAATGTGTTAGTGATGTGGGTATTTtttgaaagttatttttttgAATGAGAGCAGAGGATTGTTACATCTATTCATAGATAGACGCTGCACCTACAGTCACTCAAGTGTgatgaatttcattttaaaataaattgcaaATATGAGAGAAAAAATGTTATGTATCTTAGTTGTTCTAAAGCCAATATTGTCTTTTCCCATCTGGTGACTGTTGTCACATCATTTATCTGAGACTCTTTTCCTTTAGGTCTAATGTGTTGGGAACAAAGTTCACAGTTTATGATGGAGGTGAAAACCCTGACAAAAAACCATATGTCAAGGAATGTGAGTCAGTGCGACAAGAGCTGGCTGCAATCTGCTACGTGAGTTCAAACTGAGTCTGAACGTTGTGTCCTACTTTGTGTTAAAATACTCTgcaagagatttttaaaaaacacttttgttgtctttttgtgttaCAGGAGACAAATGTGCTTGGGTTTAAGGGTCCAAGGAAAATGACTGTGATCATCCCTGGCATGTTGGAAAATGATGAAAGAGTGTCCATTCGTCCGAAAAGCGTATGTATACGAAATCTTTAaatcaaaaatgacatttatcaaATGTGAAATACTTCTCACATTTTTGAATTATTGCAGGATCTTGAAACTCTGCTGGTTCGCCATGGAAACGGCAACACAGACAAACTGGTGACCCTGGTAAACAAATCCCCAAGTTGGAACGAACAGACTCAATCATACGTGCTCAACTTCCACGGGCGTGTCACTCAAGCGTCGGTGAAGAATTTCCAAATCATCCACCCTGATAACGGTAGGATTAATTTATTGTCTCTCCTACTCTTCTATTCACAAATTGGCTTTTGTTCTAAAGTCAGTGCCATCCTTTTCTGCTCCACCTTTCCACACTGATATCCATTCCAGATGATTACATAGCGATGCAGTTTGGCCGTGTAGCGGAGGACGTCTTCTCCATGGATTACAGTTTCCCCATGTGTGCCCTGCAAGCCTTTGCCATCACCCTGTCATCCTTTGATGGCAAACTGGCCTGTGAGTGACCCGTGCTGCTGCCTCAGGTGTTGAACTTGACCCCTGACCCAGGCAGACAGTTACAGTTTACACTAAAACAATACCCATAACCCTCCACAGGAacagttttcttgttttgtatcCTTTAACATTGTAACACTTTTCAAATAAAGTGACAAGCttagaggttgttgttttttaaatttggtaATATTTTACcaataattttatatttcagtCAAAGTTATCTAAGTCAGCACAGCCCACATTAATGCTAAATTTAATACTGGTAAGACTTGTATTAAATATTGTCTTATGCTGTTAAATATTGTGACAAATCTGTAAAAGCTAtcattgaaatattaaataataatttgaaatttGCAGGTTTacgtgttttaattttaaatgtatacATAATATTGTACAGGCATTTTTAATGCATAAATTTGAGGTAAATGTTATTGAACGGAAGATTTTTCCACAAATATGCTGCTGCAATGGTCACCAAACATCTTCACCGGTCAGATCAAGTTGTTTGTCATCATTAGCAGTTTTAAGCCAAGAGAAGGAAACACATTTATCAAAGTATGTTAaaaccagaaaaacaaacccTCATATCAGATGTTACCTGACTGAAATAAGATTAAGAGCCGACCACATGACAGTTTATGCTGTTGCACAACATGTAGCCGTCAAAAAATTTCCATTTCATCTAAGATTCATTGGTTGTCTCAAGGTTTAGCTCGTGTGTGGGCATATGAAGGGCCGGAAAGCCATCTAGGTCTCCACAAATAAAAATAGGTCTTCATGCTGGTCTGTGTAAACTTATCAGAAATATATACTCTAATGGCAAAAAAGCgtcaaaatatgtttttatgtgtctcatTCAAATGCTCTTCAGTTCTGAGGTGGAGCATTGCTTGCTTAGCCTCAACATTAAACCTTTGCTAGTACTTTGCTACTACACCAATGAACTGCTTTGTCAAATATATTTCTATACAAATTATGATCTGCCCTACTCTGCTCAACCAAAGTGACATGTAATGTCAGGCTGCAGACAGTAACTTCCTCTTGAACTCTTGCTGATGATAGCGATTCACAAGCACACAGGGTGTAAGTTAGTGTGTCTACAAACTCTAAATCAATATAACACAACAACTACACAATGTTACATGATCTGTCACGGCTTGACACACTGAAGAACTGATGTACTTCATCTAGAATAGAAGATGTGCAAAGCCCATTTCCACTTGGATCAGGATATTTATTTCTCCTGTTGACAGTATCAGTGTACTGAACACAttctgagtatctgaatgtgaTTTTCTGTAATTTAATAGGAAAAATTGCCTCTGCTTTCTCCAAAGTGTTAAACATGAGCAACCcctttaatatatatatatatatatatatatatatacacatacacactattATAGAATATAtagtatacatttttttattttttttattttttttccagtcaatgTATTTGTTGTCAAAAAGATGCCAACTACCATAAGAAATAAAGATACCAGTGAAATAAGGAAGCTTTGCAGCATTATGGAgttataacaaaataaacaaatgtagaCCGACGTTATAAAGTTTTATGACTGATTTGAAtgataaaagtaataaattaaTTAGCACTGAAATGTGGCACAAGCAAGAGTGTGACAGGAAAAGCATTTTCTGTGACAGGAGGAAGTCACTTCCTCAGAGGTCGAAACAACTAATAGTTAAAATCAAAAAGATGGTAAAATGATTAAGGTCTGAAGTGTTAAGCAAAAGTTATTTTACTGATGTTGTAAAGGACAAAAATGtgaaggaagaaagagagaaaaaatgtagaaatctcTGAGAGATGCACAGTGcttgaatttaaatgattaaacaaTAATGCTTAAGCAAGAGTTAACAATATTAGAAGGTTTTATGAATGATTTGAATAATAAAAGTCATGAAAGTATTAAGATGGCCCCTGGCCCCAGTAGGGGTGtgtcagaaaaatgaaaaagtttcGTCTTCTCAGGCCGGATccatgacaaaagtaaaaaacaggTTTCAATTCCACTGAAGGTTGTCAGGGGAGATGGACCCTGCTATAAGACGGCCTTGagcaaatttatatttatagtgTGGACAATGAATTACTGGtatttaattttccttttttaatttttttaaaaaaaatttaaatttttttctatttttctatttttgaaaCGAGTTTTTGAAACGAGAGAAGATTTCTGTTTCTATTGTTGAACTTTAACTACTTGTCTGACCCTTTGGCATTAAGAACTGCTATAACGACTTAGTTCATTTTACTaaattttgaaatttttcaGGAGCTGTATTGGTTTTGAACTTTCAATTTTGAAATGGTTCCTATAGGTTTTTCTAGCCAATGAAATATACACATACTTGTGTCTCAGTTACTTAACATTTTCCCAGCCATTTACCAAGTGCACAGATCATAGAGGAGAGCTGCTGACAGGCGTGACTGTTATAATTTGTGATAAAGTAGCTATTCTATTACATGCTTAACCGGAGTTTGCGAGATGGATGCTTCAGATGGTGTGGCAGTGATCTCCTCATCACCAGCTTACATTGTCCTTTAAGGACTGAACCCCTTGGAGGAGAACTGGTTCTGTTTTCCCTCATATTATTTCACtgggaaaaggaagaaaaatttgtgtttacactgtagaacttcttcttcctctgcaccTGATACTGCGTATGAGTGATCTTGATCAGTGTGAAGAGACTGACAGGAAACTCCCTCTCTCAGTCAGCTTTAAAAGTCTGTACAAGACCTTCAGGACATTATGGGGCTAAATTAGTCCTCACTGTGCTGTGCTGATGTCTGGACCATTTGGTGTGACGGGCTGGAGCTCTCTGATCCGGCTTCTGCTCCTGCATCTCTGCCTGCCATGGAATCTTGTCACAGGTTATGTTCTCATTGTTCTCACCTTAAAAGAAATCATATGATACAGAAATCATGGTCTGTCTGCAGAAAGATACAACAAAATTGTTTGGACTTTACCACACTTGTTTTGTAAGACAAATCATTGAACTTCGGTGCAATGTCCGCTAAACATTCTTATGGTTAAACATTTGATCAAATCACTGCTGGCTAGATCTACTGACAATTAAAACATGGGTTTGGAAACATATAGTATGTCAGTTAAAATGAGTTTTTACtttatgaaaaaacaatatacagtaccAGTGCACAAATTTGAACACATGGTGCTCATTTTGTAGATggaatgtacttttttttttcactttctagTTCACTGTTCTAAAGGATATTCTGACACAATCTTCACATATCTgtgaaaaagtatttattttcctAGGGTAATTTTCAGTTGATATTTAGCTTCTTGTGCTTTAAAATAGTTTCTGTATTGAGGTTAAGTCACACAAATCGAATGAGCGCCTCATAAAAAGTAATCCTAATGATAAGAGGCTGTTTACTTTGGAATGTACCCACAGCTCCCCTTTAATGAAGGTTGTGAATTTGAtttaaaacttatttatttGAAGCCATTGTtggcacaaaaaaacccaaaaaaacagtGACTATTAACTGTTCAATCTATTAACTCCTGgatgtgaatattttaaagatagaatttaaaaatataaaccatgactttaaagtatttttaataaacCATTGAGCATGCAGTTTAAATGTAATATCGATTTCATTATTAATGATTCTTGGACTGGATGCTGTTATTTTTCCAGAGAGAattcaaacaaaagaaataaaaagcctACATATATAAGGAGCATAATTCACCAGTCAAAGGGATCTTCAACCTAAAAGAATTACTGACAttctggaaaacaaaataatttttaatcgTGTACAAATGGTTTGTTACAAATTAGCTTCTGTTCTGACTTCTGTATATATATTTCAGGTGTGACCCATCATCTACGCTGTGTGAATGATTACGTGCTCACCATTAACTGCTCCTTGAGTATGGTACCATCAGAATACCCCTCAGACAACAACTACTGGCTCAGGCTCAAAAAATTCTACGGAGAGAAGTTTGATTGTATGCTGACAAAAACCAGTGGTGACTACTTCTGTTCTGTTAAAATACACAATGTGACACCTGACCATGACGACTATTACGCTTTGACCTTTTCGGATCTTGACATCTTTGTCATCTCACTGTGCCGCAAAAAAAGTGAGCTTGAAAACTGCGACCGTCTGGATAAAGAATACAGGCCTTCTATGAACAGTAAGAAACACATTGGTCTGCTCTCATAATATGAATATATCTGATATTCTTATTGTTATTAATGTGTTCTCTCATCAGTTAAACCAAATGCACCGTGCTGCCTCACAGTGAGCCACAACTCAAGTCAATGCCACTTCAGCTGGAAAGGTGCTGAGGAATACCGGTTCACCGGTCTAACAAAAACCCTGATGTATCAGCTCCAGTATTTCAAAACAGGAGACAACAATGATGTAATGCAGAACTGACTGAATTATTTGTCTGTTATGATCTTATACAGTATTCCACTCCTGTGCCCCACTAGCAATGGCTGCTTTAATAACGTGTTGAGTCTCCAGGTCCTCACTTCACATGCCTCAACtctggcaaaaataaatatgacacAGGACTtttcctaaaaaaacaaaaagggatcaacataataaaatattccAGGACTGGTTCTATTTCTATTATAGACTTTGTAAATACGCATAGAAATtgattttcaaagaaaatattaacatttaattaaatgatcAGAAACCATCTGACACACAGTTTTTGAGGCTCCGATAAGCATCAGCTGTATGAAATATCAGCTGTCGGTTATAACCGTTACCATGAAATGTAGAAAGCCTTGCACCATTAAAAAGGTCATGATATAGAGATGGTTACTGGACTGATAAATCCTTATTATTAATACCTTTCTGTAAAgcaattattttatcttttttttttaaatctcacaaTGTTGgtttaatctgtttttctgCCTCACTGGATTATTGTCCTGTCATCTTAGATGAAACAATTCATAAATAGACTCAGAGCACACATATCTCATCCTACACAGCTCAGGCTCCCCTGCAGTACACCTTCTTTTTCTAAAGAGTTCTGTAATGGAGCTGTCCTGCAAATGAGAGTCGTCGTATCTCCTGGTGGGAAAAGTAGAGATATAGCTGTTTTAAAAACCTTgagcaaaatcaaaaaataagagaaaaacagTCACTATGTTGGATGATACATATtgaattgtttttcatatttctctTATTTGTCTCTAATTGAGTTATTTCTTTCAGACGAGTCCACAAGAAATTAATACAGAAAATGTTAGTTATTCTGTGGGTGATGAAGAATTTGAGTCAGGCACACAGTATACGGGCAGAGTGCGATCCAGCCCTAATCAGGCTTCTTACAAAGGACAGTGGAGCGACTGGTCTGGTGAGGTTCACTGGAGGATAGAATCAACTGGAAAAGGTGGGTCTGCCTGAGGATGGAGGTCATAGAACCTAAATCCACCTTCTTAACGTAACCCAGTGCTCACATGAACATGTCTACACAGGTCTCCCATCAAAACCTTTTGTTTTTGGACTGGAGAAGGTGATTATCACCCTGTGTGTGATAATGATGTTCCTTGTTCTTCTGGGCTATGCTCTTATTAAAAAGTAAGGTTCTCCTCCAGATTTGTATTTCTTCAGGCAATAACAAATTACAGTAGAGCAAATGATTGCACTTATTATTCCCTTAAAGACCTTAAAATTGTCTTATTCCTCACACTTCCAGATGGAAACAAAGGGCCTTCATCCCAACTCCAGCGCGATACTTTGACACCCTGTACAGTGACTTCCAAGGAGATTTCAAAGTAAGTTCAGCTTTTTAAGTGAAATTATGATTATCTGAAACAAATGTTCATGAAGAGGACTGTGCTTGCAGAGCTGGGtgattacaaaagaaaaaatgggAGACGTGTTGACGACAGAAGAAACACTCAAAATTGACACTGTTACCAAGTGTGCCGATACCCAGGACAGCCTGCCTCTGTTTGTCTCCCCATTAGTGGCGAGCGGCACATACAAGAATCTAACCAACCCGGGCTGTGATGTCTGTGATTTGGGCGTCTCATATGCCACTCCCACGACGGCTCCTCCACTAACTCCAGGGAGTCCTGCTGAGGGAGACTCTGGGTGTTGGCTCAGCAACCACACATCCCAAGAAGCCGGACCCCCCTTTTACTACGAGTACTGCACTCTGAGTACCGTCCAGCAGTCTAATCCAGTCAAAGCACAGCACAACAGGAGACCATCAGTTTAATACGGCCCCACGGGGATGATCCGCAGGGATGCCATCGCTGAAGCACGAGCTGTTTTTATCAAGTAGGTGGTTGGTAAAATAGtctatttgtaaaatgtttccaCAACATTGTGCTTATTATGCAAAACTACTGTACTTAGATAGCGTAAAAAATGCTAGTTAAAATTCAGTAATTTCTCCTGGTGATTGTagaatgaaatgtttgtttttcctcttgaaataaataaatgtgaacattttgtaGAAAGTTTTATTTACGCCAACACATACATGAACAAAGCACCATATAACCTTAAAGTCTGATACAGAAGTAAGCCTACCTGCCTCAGTCATCATGGCCATTTCTATTTATTCAATAGCAAACACTTTGAAATAACAAAAAGACAGCCAAGGCAGCAGATTCTATCATATATTACAGCATGCTGAATAAAAAACCTGGGAAAGAATTAGACAGAGCCATCTAGAGACACTAGTGagatacaacagtataaaagtGCCATTCATTATACAGCGGTTGAAATACTGACAATGAAGTAAgctaattttacattaaatttgtGGAAAATAAAAGGGGGGAAACAAAAAGGAATAGACCCTGTAaaagagcaaaacaaaacaaagacatttcCTTCCTTGAACATTGATGACAGCCAGCTTGCATGGAGTTGGTGAAACTGGTACAGAGCTGAATGCATCCCTTGCATCACATAAgacaatgtttaaaaaagaaatgaccaGGGTGCTGAAGCACCATCCCCTCCCAGCATTATGCGCCAACTGGCAATTAAGAGCGAAAAACGATAGGTAAGAGGAGAACGAATGGCACAGAATGTGGGGAATTTAAATATAAGTCTTTAAGTCCTGATGTGAGAGGAGCACATTCATTGAGAGACTGAGCAGGGGAGGTGATTCTCGTTAAACCCATTCCTTCGGCTGCAGTGGAGCGACTCTTCACCCTTACGAGGGGGAGAACTTTTTGGCTTGTGCTCGAACTCTTTTTTCATATTCTACTCTGTTTTGGCTGgagatagagaaaaaaaaccaaaaaaacaattagTGTGGCACTCTGACCAAACTCACATGATACAAGACCAACAGGCCTAAAGTAGAAGATGCATGAATTGTCTTGGATCTCTTTTGTCAGATTATTTGTAAGGGACCTATCACATGGTTGAGACAGGTTTGCAGTCCATACAAACATTTTTGTCTCAAATGATTCAAAAAGCAATTCTTAAGCAAATCTACTCAGAATTTGGGGGATTCGCAAGTCTGATTCCAGCTAActcaaaaaatgcatttttactcTAAACGAAAGTTTAGATTTCAGGACTCTAAACTTGCATGTCTTTAAGACACACTTCATATTGATCACGGTCGTGACACCACATTTATCAACATGGAAACATCAGTCCCTTGGATTTGCCTATAGAATAGCAAAGCAATGCGAAATCaactaaacaaaacaattacaatATCGAGCATAAACGTCTACTTCACCCGCCACATTGAAAAAACAGTAACTTGAAGTAAAAGTTAATAAATCTCTTATTTTCCACTGCATTAACACCACATGTATAAATGTGTAGGCTTCTTGCTAAGTTCATGAGAgacaacattttatatttacatacaaatacatCACTTCTAGAAATTTCCCATTTCTGCATCATGTTTTACAACTGAAAGAGGTAGAATCTAAAAGTCCCTTACCAGTAGATTGTGTAAGCCTCTGCTTGGGCTGGATCCTGGATATTTGGTTCATTTAAGAGTTCCTGGATACCTAATAGGATCTGTAGGATAAATAAACCAAAGAGACGAGTTCAGTCCTGTTCAGGACTAGGAGGCTCAAAATATAGTCCTAAATCCTGAACTAGCTTTATctgaacaaaaggaaaatcacacacacacacctatttttgttgttttctggtacattttaaataactatgtcaaaaaaatatttgtattaccAGAAACACTATATATTTGTAAgaatccaaaaaagaaaaaggtagaaaaaaTAAGACGTATTATACCAAAGATTTTAGCCTGAGAATCCAAACCTGCTTTATTGTGATGGCCGGTCTCCAGTCCTTGTCCTCCTCTAGAATAGATAGGCATACTGTGCCTGATGGGTACACATTTGGATGAAAGAGTGGAGGCTCAAATTTACCTGAAGCACACATATAGAGAAACTTGTGTTTATATTCACAAAAATCAGGCAATATGAACTACTTACAAAATGTCACTACAGACTGTAGTAAACCCTCAGTGAGTGGCTCCTCTAAAGATAGCGACTTTTGTTGCTCACCTGAGCATAAGACattacattacagtatatatatattatatatgtgaCATTCAGACTGCCTGTGCTACTGGATATTAGAATCCTTGTTGATACGCTTACATTTACCAAAATAGAGAAGAGAAATATGATACACTAAGGCAAAATGTCTTGTATTCGGGAAGTACTTTTCTATCAAGTGTTTCTTTTATCAGTTCAGCTGCTGATTGACTGGGTAAAACCGACGCATTAATGTAGCAGCTTGAGCATAACAATGAATGTTTGTACTGACAAAGGGACAGCGAGGGTAACTCACATTTTGGAGGTGAAGAAGGATAGTCATCCTTGAACAACATGCGCAGTTTGAACAGGCCTCCTTCCCACGGAGTCTGATGAGACAACCAATGGATCAGTTTCACACAAAAAAGTCACGCCACATTCACATGACCACTTTCACCGACAATTATTCTTTACACATTGATAAGGCTTTCATAAGCAGGTTCACTGTTCACTGTTCCAATAAGAAGTGTTTTGTGGCATATCAAtttttgtcttatctttctCTTCTGGTATCCAATCTTGGTAACATAGGTAATGCAACTGAACTATTTGATAATTTAAAGCCATGCTCATGACTTGGCATATGCTAGATAAAGGTATTCTTTTAAGACAAAAAGCGGAAATATGTATTACAAAGAAACAACATTACCCCCTTCTTGCCAGGAATAGCACATTCCCAATTCATGAGATTCATGGTTCCATCTGGATTCTTTGTTGGTACTGCAACAAATCCCTGAAAAAATAGCATAAGTATAAACAAAAGAATGAGAGAACAAATGATTACAGTAAAAACAAGTTAAACATATAAGACGGTCAATGGAAGCTCTCAGTGAAGCAACTCAAGAGGTTTCTCATGAAACACTACTTACAAAAGGATGGTCCTTCCGCCATGCCTTGCGCTCCTGAGTAAGCCGACTCAATGCAATGCCCGACATGATTTTCAGACTCCTGTAATTACAAAAAATCAACTCAATCACATGAAAAAGATAGCATACCCTACACACTCAAAGTAAGGTCTGGCTCAGCAGCAGATTCATCAAGCTGAAGACGTCATGGAGGTCACTGCCTTGAAAACTTAAAATAACCTTGAAATAATCATAAATTGTTTACTTAAATGCTCAAATGATACAGTCAGTTCTGTAATTTACTGAAAACGCTGGAACCATATAAACATTTTGTGCTTCGTATTAAAGTAACTGAAACCTCTTTTAGTTCAGGATTATtacaacaatttaaaaatggCATTTTGGACTGTAAGATGGGCCTCTCTCGCTTTCTCTTTCCAAGCACACAG is part of the Antennarius striatus isolate MH-2024 chromosome 21, ASM4005453v1, whole genome shotgun sequence genome and encodes:
- the si:dkey-220f10.4 gene encoding tubby protein, producing the protein MEDPDIRQQKLDNQRTLLMKKQQKKRADSQMVVANRDARQKQKNRKPRAVHSDETPLLISQSLSSTSLSDQVEYAIDNPLDVITLAEFGTMASVMSDEMPSEKPGTPKTMDLEIDKEPEGNCEGKSDGQVEGKKAKKKDVKKEKAKQVEQIDEKDADKEKEMEKMEKTNKKKDKVKMSEDPQKTNTTTKQERKKKNVSTMEKELEMEVASPKSSKNDESDEEVEDESRRPIQQTPKRKKQLDTSRCQISEESKDDEIQEEEIKGKKRNKGKTTCLGSLNSNYKEASSSDTESHDRPTSPLSVDDLEKFALRPAPRDVTIQCRVTRDRRGMEKGIYPTYYLHMEKEDGKRVFLMAGRKRKKCKTSNYLISTDPTNLSRDTNCYIGKLRSNVLGTKFTVYDGGENPDKKPYVKECESVRQELAAICYETNVLGFKGPRKMTVIIPGMLENDERVSIRPKSDLETLLVRHGNGNTDKLVTLVNKSPSWNEQTQSYVLNFHGRVTQASVKNFQIIHPDNDDYIAMQFGRVAEDVFSMDYSFPMCALQAFAITLSSFDGKLACE
- the LOC137588811 gene encoding interleukin-21 receptor isoform X1, translated to MSGPFGVTGWSSLIRLLLLHLCLPWNLVTGVTHHLRCVNDYVLTINCSLSMVPSEYPSDNNYWLRLKKFYGEKFDCMLTKTSGDYFCSVKIHNVTPDHDDYYALTFSDLDIFVISLCRKKSELENCDRLDKEYRPSMNIKPNAPCCLTVSHNSSQCHFSWKGAEEYRFTGLTKTLMYQLQYFKTGDNNDTSPQEINTENVSYSVGDEEFESGTQYTGRVRSSPNQASYKGQWSDWSGEVHWRIESTGKGLPSKPFVFGLEKVIITLCVIMMFLVLLGYALIKKWKQRAFIPTPARYFDTLYSDFQGDFKSWVITKEKMGDVLTTEETLKIDTVTKCADTQDSLPLFVSPLVASGTYKNLTNPGCDVCDLGVSYATPTTAPPLTPGSPAEGDSGCWLSNHTSQEAGPPFYYEYCTLSTVQQSNPVKAQHNRRPSV
- the ube2ib gene encoding SUMO-conjugating enzyme UBC9-A, which codes for MSGIALSRLTQERKAWRKDHPFGFVAVPTKNPDGTMNLMNWECAIPGKKGTPWEGGLFKLRMLFKDDYPSSPPKCKFEPPLFHPNVYPSGTVCLSILEEDKDWRPAITIKQILLGIQELLNEPNIQDPAQAEAYTIYCQNRVEYEKRVRAQAKKFSPS
- the LOC137588811 gene encoding interleukin-21 receptor isoform X2; the encoded protein is MSGPFGVTGWSSLIRLLLLHLCLPWNLVTGVTHHLRCVNDYVLTINCSLSMVPSEYPSDNNYWLRLKKFYGEKFDCMLTKTSGDYFCSVKIHNVTPDHDDYYALTFSDLDIFVISLCRKKSELENCDRLDKEYRPSMNIKPNAPCCLTVSHNSSQCHFSWKGAEEYRFTGLTKTLMYQLQYFKTGDNNDTSPQEINTENVSYSVGDEEFESGTQYTGRVRSSPNQASYKGQWSDWSGEVHWRIESTGKGLPSKPFVFGLEKVIITLCVIMMFLVLLGYALIKKWKQRAFIPTPARYFDTLYSDFQGDFKWRAAHTRI